Proteins encoded in a region of the Halioglobus maricola genome:
- a CDS encoding WD40/YVTN/BNR-like repeat-containing protein gives MGIKRVLLGCLMALSITPLSGAWAKTYDVLELPAVKSELAAKSLIFAVREYHGTYYATGHRGHILFSEDGGDTWNQAEVPVRSTILDIHFPTPELGWAVGHEGVILHSTDAGRSWVKQYDGLRYGAEGLAFYEELAQQNPDNDLYPYLMEEMQFAVDQGADKPLFKVYFHNENYGHALGAYGMILRTEDGGKNWMHVLHSMENDSFYHVFDFAPLPEQGQFFLAGEAGLFMIGDAVAQTGTLVENIPWEGSFFTASAAPDGTIVLGGLRGRMFRTADAGESWLEVEKPPGSSLVDSVLMKDGRMVFAGIAGDIVFSTDNGLTFNYLPVRPQGRIYSIEEGPEGSLFVGGPAGIQKLTLPQ, from the coding sequence ATGGGAATAAAACGAGTACTGCTGGGCTGTCTGATGGCTCTCTCGATTACGCCGCTGTCTGGCGCCTGGGCCAAAACCTACGACGTCCTTGAATTACCTGCGGTCAAGAGTGAACTGGCTGCCAAGTCATTGATTTTCGCGGTGCGTGAGTATCACGGAACCTATTATGCCACCGGCCATCGCGGCCATATCCTCTTTTCAGAAGACGGTGGCGATACCTGGAACCAGGCCGAAGTGCCTGTTCGTAGCACGATTCTCGACATTCACTTTCCGACGCCCGAGCTGGGCTGGGCGGTGGGTCACGAGGGCGTCATCCTGCACTCGACCGACGCAGGTCGCAGTTGGGTAAAGCAATATGACGGTTTGCGCTATGGCGCCGAGGGCCTGGCTTTTTACGAAGAATTGGCGCAACAGAATCCCGACAACGATCTCTACCCCTACCTGATGGAGGAAATGCAGTTCGCCGTCGACCAGGGCGCAGACAAACCCCTTTTCAAAGTCTACTTCCACAATGAAAACTACGGTCACGCACTGGGCGCGTACGGCATGATCCTGCGCACAGAAGACGGCGGCAAAAACTGGATGCATGTGCTGCACAGTATGGAGAATGACTCCTTCTATCATGTCTTCGATTTTGCTCCGTTGCCGGAGCAGGGCCAGTTTTTCCTGGCCGGCGAAGCGGGGCTGTTCATGATCGGCGATGCAGTGGCCCAGACGGGCACTCTGGTCGAGAACATACCCTGGGAAGGCAGCTTTTTTACGGCCTCCGCCGCACCGGATGGCACCATTGTCCTTGGCGGTCTGCGCGGTCGCATGTTCCGCACAGCTGACGCGGGCGAGAGCTGGCTCGAGGTAGAGAAGCCGCCGGGAAGCTCGCTGGTGGATTCGGTGCTCATGAAAGATGGCCGTATGGTGTTCGCCGGTATCGCGGGCGACATTGTGTTCAGCACCGACAATGGCCTCACATTCAACTACCTGCCGGTGCGGCCTCAGGGCCGTATTTACTCCATCGAAGAGGGGCCGGAAGGCTCACTGTTCGTGGGTGGCCCGGCGGGCATTCAAAAACTTACGCTGCCGCAATAA
- a CDS encoding efflux RND transporter permease subunit codes for MAHAENSDLPIISDLSEFDFNSGTFLEKLVFNHRAVVMALCALVTVVLGFFAVQIELKAGFEKTLPKAHEYVINYQENKEDLKGLGNNLRIVVAVEEGTIFTRENLKFLEEVNDAIFFIPGVDRNGMKSLFTPNTRWRVVTELGFEGGPVIPGNFDGSDASIAEVKRNILRAGVGGDLVANDEKSAAIIVPLLDKNPETGERLDYTELSDKLEDIRAKYTEGHDDRSIHIIGFAKLIGDLIDGLFSVMMFFAIAVVIATVLLYWYTRCLRSTVMVIACTLVAVVWQLGILTMLGYELDPFSILVPFLIFAIGVSHGAQKLNGVLQDIGRGTHRYIAARYTFRRLFLAGVTALLSDGVGFAVMMIIQIQVIQDLAVTASIGVLVLIFTNLILIPIVLSYTGVGKTCAERASHPPKSIEDMHILWRFLLQFTHRGPAAAAIGLSVVLAIVGIFVAMDLQIGDLDKGAPELRPDSRYNQDVAFMIENYSVSTDVFAVIIKTPPDGCIDHEGLSLANELEWRLRQVEGVEDVRGLNVRTREIMMGINEGFPKWQSLFRNQDTVNYAVSELVTLEYVDPACSIWPMLIYLADHKAATLERVVDALEQFNADWGDVEKIEFMGAAGSSGFEAATNIVVKKANREMLFYVYGAVTLLCLLTFRSIPGVICAVLPLMLTSILCEALMVWLGIGVKVATLPVIALGVGIGVDYALYVLTVILAKEKQGMDLTTAYYETLNFTGRVVALIGVTLAAGVITWVMSPIKFQADMGILLTFMFIWNMFGALILMPALACFLVKPKTENA; via the coding sequence ATGGCGCACGCTGAAAATTCAGATCTGCCGATTATTTCGGATCTCAGCGAATTTGATTTCAATTCGGGTACATTCCTCGAGAAGCTGGTATTCAATCACCGGGCTGTGGTGATGGCGCTGTGCGCTCTCGTCACGGTGGTGCTCGGTTTTTTTGCTGTCCAGATTGAGCTTAAAGCGGGTTTTGAAAAGACCCTGCCCAAGGCTCATGAATATGTCATCAATTACCAGGAAAACAAGGAAGACCTGAAGGGGTTGGGCAACAATCTGCGCATCGTGGTCGCGGTTGAAGAGGGTACGATTTTCACCAGGGAGAATCTCAAGTTCCTGGAGGAAGTGAACGATGCGATCTTCTTTATCCCCGGCGTAGACCGCAACGGGATGAAGTCGCTGTTTACCCCGAACACTCGCTGGCGCGTGGTGACGGAGCTGGGCTTCGAAGGCGGCCCGGTTATTCCCGGCAATTTCGATGGCTCAGATGCGTCCATCGCTGAGGTAAAACGCAATATATTGCGCGCGGGCGTCGGCGGCGACCTGGTGGCCAACGACGAAAAATCCGCGGCGATCATCGTACCCCTACTGGACAAGAATCCCGAGACCGGCGAGCGTCTTGACTATACCGAGCTCAGTGACAAACTCGAGGATATCCGCGCCAAGTACACCGAAGGACACGACGATCGCTCTATTCACATCATCGGCTTCGCCAAGCTGATCGGTGATCTTATTGACGGCTTGTTTTCGGTGATGATGTTCTTCGCCATTGCCGTGGTGATCGCAACGGTGCTGTTGTACTGGTACACCCGTTGTCTGCGCTCTACGGTCATGGTAATTGCCTGCACCCTGGTGGCTGTTGTCTGGCAGTTGGGCATTCTGACAATGCTCGGCTATGAGCTCGATCCGTTCTCGATTCTCGTGCCGTTCCTGATCTTCGCTATCGGTGTGTCACATGGTGCCCAGAAGCTCAATGGCGTACTGCAGGACATTGGCCGTGGCACGCATCGCTATATCGCTGCCCGTTACACCTTCCGTCGCTTGTTCCTGGCGGGTGTGACAGCGCTGCTATCTGATGGTGTCGGTTTTGCGGTGATGATGATTATCCAGATTCAGGTGATCCAGGACCTCGCAGTGACCGCGAGCATCGGTGTGTTGGTGTTGATTTTCACCAACCTGATTCTGATTCCGATCGTGTTGTCGTACACCGGAGTGGGGAAAACTTGCGCCGAGCGCGCCTCCCATCCGCCCAAGTCCATCGAAGATATGCATATCCTCTGGCGCTTCCTGCTGCAGTTCACTCACAGGGGGCCAGCTGCTGCAGCGATCGGCCTCAGTGTCGTGCTGGCAATAGTCGGTATTTTTGTGGCAATGGATCTGCAGATTGGCGACCTCGATAAGGGCGCTCCCGAACTGAGACCAGATTCTCGTTATAACCAGGACGTGGCCTTCATGATCGAGAACTACTCGGTCAGTACGGATGTGTTCGCGGTCATTATCAAGACCCCACCCGATGGTTGTATTGATCATGAGGGGCTTAGCCTTGCCAATGAACTCGAATGGCGCCTGCGGCAGGTGGAGGGCGTGGAAGATGTCCGTGGCCTGAATGTGCGCACCCGTGAAATCATGATGGGTATCAATGAGGGCTTCCCCAAATGGCAATCGCTATTCCGCAACCAGGACACGGTGAATTATGCGGTGAGCGAGTTGGTGACACTGGAATATGTGGACCCGGCCTGTTCTATATGGCCCATGCTGATCTACCTCGCGGATCACAAGGCGGCCACGCTGGAGCGGGTTGTTGACGCTCTGGAGCAATTCAACGCCGATTGGGGAGACGTCGAGAAGATCGAATTCATGGGTGCAGCGGGCAGCTCAGGGTTTGAGGCAGCGACCAATATTGTGGTCAAGAAAGCGAATCGTGAGATGCTGTTCTATGTCTACGGCGCAGTGACCCTGCTGTGTCTGCTGACATTCCGCTCTATTCCTGGCGTGATTTGTGCGGTCTTGCCGCTGATGCTGACATCCATTCTTTGCGAAGCGCTGATGGTGTGGCTGGGCATCGGGGTGAAGGTAGCGACCCTGCCGGTGATTGCGCTCGGGGTGGGGATAGGGGTGGACTACGCCCTATACGTGTTAACGGTGATACTGGCGAAAGAGAAACAGGGCATGGACCTGACAACCGCCTATTACGAAACGCTGAACTTTACCGGACGGGTCGTAGCGCTGATTGGCGTGACTCTGGCTGCCGGCGTAATTACCTGGGTGATGTCGCCCATCAAGTTCCAGGCAGACATGGGTATCCTGCTCACATTCATGTTTATCTGGAATATGTTCGGTGCGTTGATTCTGATGCCGGCGTTGGCCTGTTTCCTGGTGAAGCCTAAAACCGAAAACGCCTGA
- a CDS encoding DUF3313 family protein produces the protein MSFSRMIIQLSALSLALAVLPACTTPTISEEVATEFAAEGLVVIKNSGFDEAYVLPGAGLPEYSEVDFDPLDVSRLEVTQTAVAGTVRSQWQMTPERERHLLESWQGAAARAFDDYPRAGARAGLIVEAALLQVAPGRGVSSETAASGSPIYGTSDVVDISVEFRLLDADTGQLLGVVRDRRTVASLQWGRAAGTDLAGLFNAWAGLLHTRVSGR, from the coding sequence GTGTCATTTTCGAGAATGATTATTCAATTGTCTGCACTTTCGTTGGCACTGGCTGTGCTGCCCGCGTGCACAACACCGACTATCAGCGAGGAAGTCGCGACGGAATTTGCAGCAGAGGGCCTGGTTGTCATCAAGAACAGTGGATTTGATGAGGCCTATGTTTTGCCCGGGGCAGGTTTGCCCGAGTATAGCGAGGTCGATTTTGATCCGCTGGATGTCAGTCGTCTCGAGGTAACCCAGACGGCAGTAGCCGGGACAGTTCGGAGCCAGTGGCAAATGACCCCCGAGCGAGAACGCCATCTGCTCGAATCGTGGCAGGGTGCAGCCGCAAGGGCCTTTGACGATTATCCCAGAGCAGGAGCGAGAGCGGGCCTGATCGTTGAGGCCGCACTGTTGCAAGTGGCGCCCGGGCGCGGCGTGTCCAGCGAAACTGCGGCGAGTGGTTCGCCGATCTACGGTACATCGGATGTCGTGGATATTTCTGTGGAATTCCGCCTGCTTGATGCGGATACGGGGCAGTTACTTGGCGTGGTCCGAGATCGGAGGACGGTGGCCTCGCTGCAGTGGGGTAGAGCGGCCGGCACTGATCTTGCCGGCCTGTTCAATGCGTGGGCTGGGCTGCTCCACACCCGTGTCTCAGGGCGCTGA
- a CDS encoding LysR family transcriptional regulator, which produces MNISDLGKLDLNLLVALEALIEERSVSRAAERLFVTQSAMSKTLGRLRELFDDPLFVRRGSGMIPTPRAEQLALRLPGVLQAVQAMVQPLEFDPMAYDGEMNLLVQGHMGAWFVPPLVRLLRERAPLMRINTISGDEAPFEKLAEGSLDLVFQIERLSYPDDLELTTLGVAEPVLLARKEHPLVGRKIGPEELLAYPLVSLLSTDIAGMRFYEGASSELLEIQRQHTPQYNTDDLQTALEILRTTDCLFPAPPMFATQFDLDRHVVALPVVGMEELSIRYVAVRHRRVQGSPVHDFVYALVLELVESFRATLGLPTLHALREERGLAY; this is translated from the coding sequence ATGAATATCAGCGATCTGGGTAAGTTGGACCTCAATCTACTGGTAGCTCTGGAAGCGCTGATTGAGGAGCGCAGCGTGTCGAGGGCAGCGGAGCGCCTCTTTGTCACCCAATCGGCGATGAGCAAGACCCTGGGGCGGCTCAGGGAGTTGTTTGACGACCCTCTGTTCGTGCGTCGCGGCAGCGGGATGATTCCCACGCCCAGGGCGGAGCAACTCGCCCTGCGATTGCCCGGCGTATTGCAGGCAGTGCAAGCCATGGTCCAGCCCCTCGAGTTTGACCCGATGGCTTACGATGGGGAGATGAACCTGCTGGTGCAGGGGCATATGGGGGCCTGGTTCGTGCCGCCGCTGGTGCGCCTGCTGCGCGAGCGCGCGCCGCTGATGCGGATCAACACCATCTCCGGTGATGAGGCACCGTTTGAAAAATTGGCCGAGGGTAGTCTCGATCTGGTGTTTCAAATTGAACGGCTGTCGTACCCGGACGACCTGGAACTCACGACACTCGGTGTGGCCGAGCCGGTGTTACTGGCCCGCAAGGAGCATCCTCTCGTGGGGCGGAAGATCGGTCCCGAAGAACTGCTGGCCTATCCCCTGGTGAGCCTGCTGTCGACCGATATTGCCGGAATGCGGTTTTATGAGGGTGCCAGTAGCGAGCTACTGGAAATTCAGCGGCAGCATACACCCCAGTATAATACCGACGACCTGCAGACGGCTTTGGAGATACTTCGAACAACAGATTGCCTGTTTCCTGCCCCTCCGATGTTCGCGACCCAATTCGATCTCGACCGGCATGTCGTCGCACTGCCTGTTGTGGGTATGGAGGAGCTGAGTATTCGCTATGTCGCTGTGCGCCATCGGCGAGTTCAGGGTTCGCCGGTGCACGATTTTGTCTACGCGCTTGTGTTGGAACTGGTGGAGAGCTTTCGAGCGACGCTGGGTCTGCCGACACTGCATGCGCTGCGCGAAGAGCGCGGTCTGGCCTACTGA
- a CDS encoding DUF3450 domain-containing protein: MLKERLTALLLVALAAYAGNAPGQDVDASLDVVAETNRSAERSQQKVDELSRETRILLEEYRSLRESSEYQQAYTRELEQLDAAQQAQIESLNRQIAQARITRQRILPLMRSMADALEKFVVLDLPFHQEERVAGVLQLKQRLDNPGLSVAARFRLLLEAYQLEQDYGSTVEAWRGALQRDGDELSVEYLRLGRAALYYQTLDRQRAAYWDTSQQGWVNLDESHQRSIAQAMRVARSQAAPELLELPLQMTGGAQ, translated from the coding sequence GTGCTAAAAGAGAGACTGACAGCGTTGTTGCTGGTGGCACTTGCCGCCTATGCTGGCAACGCGCCAGGGCAGGATGTCGACGCCAGCCTCGACGTTGTTGCTGAGACCAACCGCAGTGCCGAACGCTCCCAGCAAAAGGTCGATGAACTCTCCAGAGAGACCCGCATTCTGCTGGAGGAATATCGCAGCCTGCGCGAGAGTTCCGAATATCAGCAGGCTTATACTCGCGAGCTGGAGCAGCTGGACGCAGCGCAACAAGCGCAGATTGAGTCACTCAATCGCCAGATCGCGCAAGCCCGTATCACCCGCCAGCGTATTTTGCCCTTGATGCGTAGCATGGCCGACGCGCTGGAAAAGTTCGTAGTGCTCGACCTGCCATTCCACCAGGAGGAACGCGTGGCTGGCGTGTTGCAGCTCAAGCAGCGGCTCGACAATCCAGGGCTGTCGGTGGCGGCGCGTTTTCGGCTGCTGCTGGAGGCCTACCAGCTTGAACAGGACTATGGGAGCACCGTGGAAGCCTGGCGCGGGGCATTGCAGCGCGACGGCGACGAACTCTCGGTTGAATATCTGCGGCTGGGGCGGGCGGCGCTTTACTACCAGACCCTCGATCGTCAGCGCGCGGCCTACTGGGATACATCTCAGCAGGGCTGGGTAAATCTCGATGAAAGTCACCAGCGGAGTATTGCCCAGGCGATGCGAGTGGCCCGTAGTCAGGCGGCACCGGAGTTGCTTGAGCTGCCGCTGCAAATGACCGGGGGCGCGCAATGA
- a CDS encoding MotA/TolQ/ExbB proton channel family protein has protein sequence MKALRTIPLFSLTLVLLSPLFAQAQVDDLDQLLQSVKQQQQQQRQLNRQREAEFLADRQRQQRLLNQARTAFEQQQQENQPLLAVTEANAREIERLEKDLAGVVEDMGDLSSGFREFAGDFSAVLQESMLTAQLPERGATLRALADANTQVTIEEIQSLWLLVQEEMTEAGKVTRFDGQVIDTAGVSKTADVLRVGVFTAWAGGEYLRYVPETGELLALSRQPPARYRSAAAGFGGSREPVVLAVDPTRGSLLGMYTYTPDLRERVDQGGTIGLIIIALGCFGILLTLWRLIVLFFVSVKIKRQLGQLDTASADNPLGRVLLSVSDVSHQEEELLQLKLDEAVLAEMPGLERGNGLIKLIAAISPLLGLLGTVTGMILTFQAISLFGTGDPKLMAGGISQALVTTVLGLVVAIPLLFGHSLVAYLARGMIQRLDEQCAGVLARHAERKES, from the coding sequence ATGAAGGCGCTGCGAACTATCCCACTGTTTTCGCTCACTCTGGTACTGCTGTCGCCCCTTTTCGCTCAGGCGCAGGTTGACGACCTGGACCAGCTTCTACAATCCGTAAAACAGCAACAGCAGCAACAACGACAACTCAATCGACAGCGCGAGGCCGAATTCCTGGCCGACAGACAGCGTCAACAACGCCTGTTGAACCAGGCTCGCACCGCGTTCGAACAACAGCAACAGGAAAATCAGCCGTTGCTCGCCGTTACCGAGGCAAACGCTCGGGAAATTGAGCGCCTGGAAAAAGACCTTGCCGGTGTGGTCGAGGACATGGGCGATCTGTCCAGCGGCTTCCGTGAATTCGCCGGTGACTTTTCGGCGGTGTTGCAGGAATCGATGCTCACTGCTCAGTTGCCAGAGCGCGGCGCTACTCTGCGAGCACTGGCCGATGCCAACACCCAGGTGACCATCGAGGAAATCCAGTCACTCTGGCTGCTGGTTCAGGAGGAAATGACGGAGGCGGGCAAGGTGACACGCTTCGATGGTCAGGTCATCGATACCGCAGGTGTGAGCAAGACAGCGGATGTGCTCAGGGTAGGTGTGTTCACTGCGTGGGCGGGTGGGGAATACCTGCGCTATGTCCCGGAGACCGGCGAATTGCTAGCGCTCAGCCGGCAGCCGCCGGCACGTTATCGCTCTGCAGCAGCTGGCTTTGGCGGCAGCAGAGAACCTGTGGTGCTGGCTGTAGACCCGACTCGCGGCAGCTTATTGGGTATGTACACGTATACACCTGATCTGCGCGAACGCGTGGATCAGGGCGGCACGATCGGCCTGATTATTATCGCGCTGGGTTGCTTCGGTATTTTGCTGACCCTGTGGCGACTTATCGTATTGTTTTTCGTCAGTGTGAAAATCAAGCGCCAGCTCGGGCAACTCGATACAGCATCGGCAGATAATCCTCTCGGCAGAGTGCTGCTCTCAGTGTCTGATGTCTCTCATCAGGAAGAGGAACTGCTGCAACTGAAGCTTGACGAGGCAGTGCTTGCGGAGATGCCAGGGTTGGAGCGCGGCAATGGTCTGATAAAGCTCATCGCAGCGATTTCGCCGCTGCTGGGTCTGTTGGGTACGGTAACGGGAATGATCCTGACCTTTCAGGCGATTAGCCTCTTTGGTACTGGAGACCCGAAGTTGATGGCCGGTGGTATCTCACAGGCGCTGGTGACGACTGTGCTTGGGCTGGTGGTTGCTATCCCCCTGTTGTTCGGCCACAGCCTGGTGGCGTATCTTGCCCGCGGCATGATCCAGCGCCTCGACGAGCAGTGCGCCGGGGTGCTTGCACGCCATGCCGAGCGCAAGGAAAGCTAG
- a CDS encoding MotA/TolQ/ExbB proton channel family protein produces MTMLYAIADFADQGGGVLWLLFGTCLLLWTLILERALFLRFAWPSQARSAIQQWQQRSDRDSWRALRIREALVSESSMALHAVLPLIRVLVVLCPLLGLLGTVLGMIGVFEVIATSGNDDAQAMARGIYRATIPTMAGLVVALTGIYFTVRLGQLADREAANLQRQLELDGGVA; encoded by the coding sequence ATGACGATGCTCTATGCCATTGCAGACTTTGCCGATCAAGGCGGCGGGGTGCTGTGGTTGTTGTTTGGAACCTGCCTGCTCTTGTGGACATTGATCCTGGAGCGGGCATTGTTCCTGCGTTTTGCCTGGCCGTCGCAGGCCCGGTCCGCGATCCAGCAGTGGCAGCAGCGCAGCGATCGGGATTCCTGGCGGGCGCTGCGTATTCGCGAGGCACTTGTGTCTGAAAGCAGTATGGCGCTGCACGCGGTATTGCCGTTGATTCGCGTGCTGGTGGTGCTGTGCCCTCTGCTTGGCTTGTTGGGCACGGTGCTGGGAATGATCGGTGTGTTTGAAGTGATTGCCACCAGCGGTAACGACGACGCCCAGGCGATGGCTCGCGGTATCTACAGGGCTACCATTCCTACCATGGCAGGGCTCGTGGTCGCGCTCACCGGGATCTACTTCACCGTACGCCTGGGGCAACTCGCGGACCGGGAAGCTGCGAACCTGCAACGCCAGCTTGAACTGGATGGAGGTGTGGCATGA
- a CDS encoding ExbD/TolR family protein, which translates to MSARRHIPATDDTELDMTPMLDIVFIMLIFFIVTTSFVKESGVTVNSPEAKTASSQENANIFIAITAEGEVWVDRRPVDARSVRAIVARLHADNPEGSVIIQSDEDASTRMLVEVMDQVRLAGVKGIAIAANKGDE; encoded by the coding sequence ATGAGTGCGAGACGCCATATTCCAGCCACGGATGATACAGAACTGGACATGACGCCCATGCTGGACATCGTGTTCATCATGCTTATCTTTTTTATAGTCACGACCTCTTTCGTCAAGGAGTCTGGCGTGACGGTCAATTCACCTGAAGCGAAAACGGCAAGCAGTCAGGAAAATGCGAATATTTTTATCGCTATCACTGCCGAGGGTGAAGTCTGGGTGGATCGACGTCCGGTGGACGCCCGTAGCGTGCGGGCAATCGTAGCGCGCCTGCATGCTGATAATCCTGAGGGCTCGGTCATCATTCAGTCAGATGAAGATGCGTCTACCCGCATGCTGGTCGAAGTGATGGATCAGGTGAGACTGGCCGGTGTTAAAGGAATAGCTATTGCCGCCAACAAGGGCGACGAGTGA
- a CDS encoding TonB family protein, producing the protein MSSALPLRLVPAVGGALLITLAVILFMQSLIERGQREEIRLAVYEDVTILRKQPEPERDKPDQQAPEEQPQEPVLEPLQVAAPTPAPMEQNLEMPALDLAIGDLAMTAGGDAWRAPAGQGAVDFGSGGQDARGYVEVVPYNTRRPNVPDVAWENKINGWVLVAFTVTPKGETRNVRVLDARPRGVFEEKVIAAVEDWRYTLSFKGKNSANLVLTQRVEVRWKDYPQNLPNVD; encoded by the coding sequence GTGAGCTCAGCCCTGCCTTTACGATTAGTGCCCGCGGTCGGGGGGGCGCTGCTCATCACCCTGGCGGTCATCCTCTTTATGCAGAGTTTGATCGAACGAGGGCAGCGCGAGGAAATTCGTCTCGCGGTCTATGAAGATGTCACTATCCTGCGCAAACAGCCTGAGCCGGAGCGTGATAAACCGGACCAGCAGGCGCCTGAAGAACAACCACAGGAGCCGGTCCTTGAACCCTTGCAGGTGGCCGCGCCAACACCTGCTCCGATGGAACAGAACCTTGAGATGCCGGCACTGGATCTGGCGATTGGCGATCTCGCCATGACAGCGGGAGGAGATGCCTGGCGCGCGCCAGCCGGGCAGGGGGCCGTTGACTTTGGCAGCGGCGGCCAGGATGCCCGTGGCTACGTGGAAGTAGTGCCATACAATACTCGCCGGCCCAATGTGCCGGATGTGGCCTGGGAAAACAAAATCAATGGCTGGGTGCTGGTGGCCTTTACCGTGACTCCCAAGGGTGAAACCCGCAATGTTCGGGTGCTCGATGCTCGTCCCCGGGGTGTCTTTGAAGAGAAGGTGATCGCGGCGGTCGAGGATTGGCGCTACACCTTGTCCTTCAAGGGCAAGAACAGTGCAAACCTGGTCCTGACCCAGCGCGTCGAAGTGCGCTGGAAGGACTACCCGCAAAACCTGCCCAATGTCGATTAG
- a CDS encoding tetratricopeptide repeat protein: MSIRYTLAATVLALFASFYVTVSVAQETGQYRSRILLDPLDELGKGSEMSVRELEQSIDSIRDPYARSSATRHLARHYVSEGNYKAAIDWYQEALRADGLSHVANREMLRELAQVYLQAEQYGAAAGALEQVLDIDLVPSATDYLLLAQARYRQGDYVAVVVALDGIEAAGLALDKPQREQALALYYRVGAFAQCEPLLQALLAASPQEAAYWHQLVSVYLQQNKRREALDQLQLAMENGVAFNRAQRSLLVDLMAVNGNPYGAAFLMEQFMASGQLERNGEHQRKAFELWFQARERDKARTALASAARLTGDTELFLYLAQLQLEDEEWVAVEQTMMTACESRLQDRYVSRANLLLGVSLLKQEREEAARQVLINATLIGGAHQQAAQWLKFMDARPATEDELRRLRGPCIGSEGKKAALREEEKGGPLEETLVAEAELQSQVQPVADEIRSVEGLILDDQILTVQRAAAQRYFFAEHDEPIAELLPRLRTLAVRQSVSLVKASGTADGPPQFLHHGDEQGLGIPLRGSAQARGRYRIYTADVFLYVAFPIDPVKDPHVQFAAAQRQLESAGHAPSGDWRLVSADAQGDTFELQLGVMAPGAQ, from the coding sequence ATGTCGATTAGATACACGCTGGCCGCGACGGTGCTTGCACTGTTCGCTTCGTTCTATGTCACTGTCTCAGTCGCGCAGGAGACCGGGCAGTATCGCAGCCGCATCCTGCTCGATCCACTGGATGAACTCGGCAAGGGCAGTGAGATGTCAGTGCGCGAACTGGAACAGAGTATTGACAGTATTCGCGACCCCTACGCTCGGTCCAGTGCAACCCGCCACCTCGCGCGGCACTATGTCAGCGAGGGCAACTACAAAGCCGCTATTGATTGGTATCAGGAGGCGCTGCGAGCCGACGGCCTGTCGCATGTGGCGAACAGGGAGATGCTGCGCGAGCTGGCCCAGGTCTACCTTCAGGCTGAGCAGTACGGTGCGGCGGCGGGGGCGTTGGAACAGGTGCTCGACATAGATCTCGTCCCGTCGGCGACTGACTACCTGTTACTGGCCCAGGCACGCTATCGCCAGGGTGACTATGTGGCGGTAGTTGTCGCCCTCGACGGTATCGAGGCGGCGGGCCTGGCGCTCGACAAGCCGCAGCGTGAGCAGGCGCTGGCCTTGTATTACCGGGTGGGTGCCTTTGCCCAGTGTGAGCCTCTCTTGCAGGCGTTGCTGGCGGCATCTCCGCAAGAGGCAGCTTACTGGCACCAGCTTGTATCGGTCTACCTGCAGCAGAACAAACGCCGCGAGGCTCTGGATCAGCTCCAGCTAGCCATGGAGAACGGCGTTGCGTTTAACCGCGCCCAGCGATCGCTGCTGGTTGATTTGATGGCGGTCAACGGCAATCCCTATGGCGCAGCCTTTCTTATGGAACAGTTCATGGCGAGCGGACAATTGGAACGCAATGGCGAACATCAGCGCAAGGCGTTCGAACTTTGGTTCCAGGCCCGTGAGCGTGACAAGGCTCGCACTGCACTGGCATCGGCGGCGCGCCTGACGGGGGATACTGAATTGTTCCTGTATCTTGCCCAGCTGCAACTCGAGGACGAGGAGTGGGTCGCGGTAGAGCAGACAATGATGACGGCGTGCGAGTCTCGATTGCAAGATCGATACGTGAGCCGGGCGAACCTGCTGCTGGGCGTGAGCTTGCTCAAGCAAGAGCGCGAAGAGGCTGCGCGACAGGTATTGATTAATGCGACCCTGATTGGCGGCGCGCATCAGCAGGCAGCCCAGTGGCTGAAGTTTATGGACGCCAGACCGGCTACCGAAGATGAATTACGCAGGTTGCGCGGGCCATGTATTGGCAGTGAAGGGAAGAAAGCCGCCCTGCGTGAGGAAGAGAAGGGCGGGCCGCTTGAAGAAACTCTTGTGGCCGAGGCCGAGCTACAGTCTCAAGTTCAGCCTGTAGCGGATGAAATTCGATCAGTCGAAGGTCTCATTCTCGACGACCAGATTCTCACCGTGCAGAGAGCGGCCGCGCAGCGCTATTTCTTTGCAGAGCACGACGAGCCTATTGCTGAGCTGCTGCCGCGTTTGCGCACCCTGGCTGTACGCCAGAGCGTTAGCCTGGTTAAAGCAAGTGGCACTGCTGATGGGCCGCCGCAGTTCCTGCATCACGGGGACGAGCAGGGTCTGGGGATTCCGCTGCGAGGCAGTGCTCAGGCGCGTGGCCGCTACAGGATCTATACAGCAGACGTTTTTCTTTACGTTGCGTTCCCTATTGACCCGGTTAAAGATCCGCACGTGCAGTTCGCTGCCGCCCAGAGACAGTTGGAATCTGCCGGCCATGCCCCATCCGGCGATTGGCGCCTCGTATCGGCCGACGCTCAGGGCGATACATTTGAGCTGCAACTGGGTGTAATGGCCCCCGGCGCACAATAA